In one Fastidiosipila sp. genomic region, the following are encoded:
- a CDS encoding DUF975 family protein: protein MRRAQLKFDARRHLSGKYGDALGVAVVTSLIAGALSLALTLGNRWFMPDLKLPFVNGLDGLGGKGPALGDLFQWMDDYLARIRQAWPLIALGILITLSATALYRIFVGNVISVGRERWYLRAAHNDVAPPFSIMFTLFRRGQYGKTVGGMFWVSVWLFIWSSIPAAIFILGLLPSQLVYLHAFLNRTTPTQGLVLRLAKQYGLPLFFFSLPMIAVSLLLAMVMTVVLIRKRYSYRLVPYLLADNPSLGGRRALSLSKAMTRGSLWRLFLLDLSFMGWILLCLMCICFPWVTLHLFAPYYFMTWAEAYKMLRDQASMRGLVRMEELGYVRVS from the coding sequence ATGAGAAGAGCACAGCTGAAGTTTGATGCCCGCAGACATTTGTCAGGCAAATACGGCGACGCCCTCGGCGTCGCTGTTGTGACATCCCTGATTGCCGGCGCCCTTTCCCTGGCCCTCACTTTGGGAAACAGGTGGTTTATGCCGGATCTTAAACTGCCTTTTGTGAATGGTTTGGATGGTTTGGGCGGCAAGGGGCCGGCTCTCGGGGACTTATTTCAATGGATGGACGACTACCTGGCCCGTATCCGCCAAGCCTGGCCCCTGATCGCCCTGGGTATCCTGATCACCCTGTCAGCCACAGCGCTCTATCGGATTTTTGTGGGCAATGTGATTTCAGTCGGGCGCGAGCGCTGGTATTTGCGGGCGGCCCATAACGATGTGGCACCGCCTTTTTCCATCATGTTCACCCTTTTCCGCCGGGGCCAGTATGGTAAAACAGTGGGGGGAATGTTCTGGGTCTCGGTATGGCTTTTTATTTGGTCGTCCATCCCGGCTGCGATTTTTATTTTGGGGCTTCTTCCCAGTCAACTGGTTTACTTACATGCTTTTCTGAACCGGACGACGCCGACTCAAGGCTTGGTTCTTCGCCTGGCAAAGCAGTACGGCCTGCCCCTCTTTTTTTTCAGCCTTCCCATGATTGCCGTCTCGCTGCTGCTTGCCATGGTCATGACAGTGGTCCTGATCAGGAAACGATACAGCTACCGGCTGGTTCCTTATCTACTGGCAGATAATCCCTCTTTGGGAGGAAGGCGCGCACTTTCACTTTCCAAGGCCATGACCCGGGGCAGCCTCTGGAGACTTTTCTTGCTTGACCTGTCTTTCATGGGATGGATCCTGCTTTGCCTGATGTGCATCTGTTTTCCCTGGGTCACCCTTCATCTTTTTGCGCCCTATTATTTCATGACCTGGGCAGAGGCCTACAAAATGCTGCGTGACCAGGCTTCCATGCGGGGCCTGGTTCGAATGGAAGAGTTGGGGTATGTGCGGGTGTCTTGA
- a CDS encoding valine--tRNA ligase, with amino-acid sequence MKKIEQIPKTFEPAREEASIYQMWESAGSFRAEAPSEKESFCMVMPPPNITGELHMGHALDNTLPDILTRFNRMRGRNALFLPGTDHASIATEAVVVARMKEEGLSKESVGREGFLERAWLWKDEYNNRIIEQQKRLGLSCDWQRHRFTMDEGLSRAVTRVFVNLYREGLIYRGERIINWCPVCGTSISDIEVEHEERSGHFFTVHYPFEDGQGGIEIATTRPETILADTAVAVHPRDKRHRALVGRKLRLPLTGRIVPIIADEYVDPDFGTGLVKITPAHDPNDYEIGLRHGLPVIDILTLDGHMTDECGAYAGMTVMEAREAVVKELESQGLLIKVEDVRHNVGTCQRCHTVVEPKVSLQWFVHMEPLARPAIEAVRSGETRFVPDHFKKTYFNWMENIRDWCISRQLWWGHRIPAWYCEDCGETIVSEEVPERCTACGGSSLRQEEDTLDTWFSSALWAFSTLGWPEETDDFKTFYPTDVLATGYDIIFFWVARMIFSSLHQTGKVPFHTVLIHGLVRDELGRKMSKSLGNGVNPLEMIDLYGADALRFALITGNAPGNDLRWREEKFENGRNFINKIWNAFRFIVMNLDDRTDFSDLKDEDQALEDRWIMSELGEVIREVTDHLESMELGLAQEKIYSFLWDYFCDWYIEMVKERLQKGGAARLAAQAVLCRVFSDTMALLHPFMPFVTERIFGVLHEDQLLISSPWPRAAAYPRDGEAVEVMRHMISAIRGVRNVRAEYKIKPSHRFPAKLRTGNSRLLAGMEAAGPTLLRLAGISKLEGVTGDFSPSNGDVAIVFTGGELFVSLRQLVDVASEASRLEKEAAVLQQEIKRSDSMLANRQFLEKAPAAVVEQEKIKKRDYETQLEKLLQQLDYLGRTE; translated from the coding sequence ATGAAAAAGATCGAACAGATTCCAAAGACTTTTGAACCGGCCAGGGAAGAAGCGTCCATCTATCAGATGTGGGAAAGCGCTGGCTCATTTCGTGCAGAAGCACCCTCCGAAAAGGAATCCTTCTGCATGGTGATGCCGCCGCCCAACATCACTGGCGAACTCCATATGGGCCACGCGCTGGATAATACCCTGCCCGACATTCTAACCCGTTTTAATCGCATGCGAGGCAGGAATGCCCTCTTTCTTCCGGGCACGGATCACGCATCGATCGCGACGGAGGCCGTTGTTGTAGCCCGCATGAAGGAAGAAGGGCTTTCAAAGGAAAGCGTGGGGCGGGAAGGTTTCCTGGAGCGCGCCTGGCTTTGGAAGGATGAGTACAACAACCGGATTATTGAACAGCAAAAAAGGCTGGGTCTGTCCTGCGACTGGCAGCGCCATCGTTTCACCATGGATGAGGGACTCTCCCGGGCGGTTACCCGGGTTTTTGTCAATTTGTACAGGGAGGGCCTGATTTACCGGGGAGAACGCATCATCAACTGGTGCCCCGTCTGCGGAACCTCGATCTCGGATATCGAAGTTGAGCATGAAGAACGTTCAGGCCACTTTTTCACGGTTCACTATCCCTTCGAGGATGGGCAAGGCGGCATCGAAATCGCCACGACCCGGCCGGAGACCATCCTGGCGGATACAGCGGTTGCTGTCCACCCGCGGGACAAGCGTCACCGCGCGCTGGTGGGCCGCAAACTCCGTCTCCCCCTGACCGGCCGGATTGTTCCCATCATTGCGGATGAGTACGTGGACCCCGACTTTGGTACAGGTTTGGTTAAGATCACCCCTGCTCACGATCCAAATGACTATGAAATCGGCCTTCGCCACGGACTGCCGGTGATTGATATCCTGACCCTTGATGGCCACATGACAGATGAGTGCGGAGCTTATGCAGGCATGACGGTCATGGAGGCCCGCGAAGCGGTTGTGAAAGAGTTGGAATCCCAGGGATTGCTGATCAAGGTTGAGGACGTGCGGCATAACGTGGGAACCTGCCAGCGCTGCCATACAGTCGTTGAACCGAAAGTATCCCTCCAGTGGTTCGTTCACATGGAACCTCTGGCCAGGCCGGCCATCGAGGCGGTGCGCAGCGGCGAGACAAGATTTGTTCCGGACCATTTCAAGAAGACCTATTTCAACTGGATGGAAAACATCCGTGACTGGTGTATCTCCAGGCAGCTCTGGTGGGGTCACCGGATTCCCGCCTGGTATTGTGAAGACTGCGGTGAGACCATTGTGTCTGAGGAGGTACCCGAAAGATGCACGGCCTGCGGCGGTTCCAGTCTCAGGCAGGAGGAAGACACGCTCGATACCTGGTTTTCCTCGGCGCTCTGGGCCTTCTCAACCTTGGGCTGGCCTGAGGAAACGGACGATTTCAAGACCTTTTATCCCACGGATGTTCTTGCGACGGGCTATGACATCATTTTCTTCTGGGTGGCCCGAATGATTTTTTCCTCGCTCCATCAGACAGGAAAGGTGCCCTTTCATACGGTACTGATTCACGGCCTTGTACGCGATGAACTGGGCCGCAAGATGTCAAAATCACTGGGCAACGGGGTTAACCCGCTTGAAATGATTGATCTTTACGGGGCGGATGCGCTCCGCTTTGCCCTGATCACAGGCAATGCGCCCGGCAATGATCTTCGCTGGCGCGAGGAGAAGTTCGAGAACGGCCGCAATTTTATCAATAAAATTTGGAATGCCTTTCGTTTTATTGTCATGAATCTGGATGACAGAACCGATTTTTCTGACTTGAAGGATGAAGATCAGGCCTTGGAAGACCGCTGGATTATGAGCGAGCTTGGAGAAGTCATCAGGGAGGTGACTGATCATCTGGAGTCCATGGAGCTCGGACTGGCTCAGGAAAAGATCTATTCTTTTCTTTGGGATTATTTCTGCGACTGGTACATCGAGATGGTAAAAGAACGCCTGCAGAAGGGAGGGGCAGCCCGGCTGGCCGCTCAGGCCGTGCTCTGTCGTGTCTTTTCCGATACCATGGCCCTGCTGCATCCCTTCATGCCTTTTGTGACGGAAAGAATTTTCGGGGTTTTGCACGAGGATCAGCTCCTGATCAGTTCTCCCTGGCCCCGGGCAGCGGCCTATCCCCGGGACGGGGAGGCGGTCGAAGTCATGCGCCATATGATCAGCGCAATCCGGGGTGTGAGGAATGTCCGCGCTGAATACAAGATCAAGCCATCACACCGGTTCCCGGCAAAGCTGAGAACCGGAAACAGCAGGCTGCTTGCAGGCATGGAAGCGGCCGGGCCGACACTTCTCCGTCTGGCCGGAATTTCAAAGCTTGAAGGTGTCACCGGGGATTTTTCACCTTCGAATGGCGATGTGGCCATTGTTTTTACCGGTGGCGAATTATTTGTCTCCCTGCGTCAACTGGTCGATGTCGCTTCTGAAGCAAGCCGGCTGGAAAAAGAGGCCGCCGTCCTTCAGCAGGAAATCAAGCGCTCGGATTCCATGCTGGCCAATCGGCAATTTCTGGAAAAGGCGCCCGCCGCGGTTGTCGAACAAGAGAAGATCAAGAAAAGGGACTACGAGACACAGTTGGAGAAGCTGCTGCAGCAGCTCGATTATCTTGGCCGGACAGAATAA
- a CDS encoding TIGR03960 family B12-binding radical SAM protein, protein MLRSVRKPARYTGGELHAVDKNRFFFKKDQDLRVHFALCFPDLYEIGMSNLAIQILYAILNRDDDTYCERCFAPDFDMRGYLRERGLPLTSLESGTPLSDFDMVGMSLQYELSYTAVLEMLDLGGIPLLAAKRDEADPIVIAGGPITCNPEPMAPFFDAILLGDGEEALPEIIEALKSKKRNALTRREFLTSIAGIEGLYIPSLYDVAYLEDGRVKGIHPIDPAAPPRVKKRLVRDLDRASMPLEPVVPNMEVIHDRMVMEVLRGCARGCRFCQAGFTYRPLRERSQETLVRTAGRLIENTGYEEMGLLSLSTTDYSQLEDLVLALLPMTEPRHINLSLPSLRLDAFDFNLAKEIAKTRRAGLTFAPEAGTQRLRDVINKNISEEEMLDAAETAFLNGWDRLKLYFMLGLPTETDQDVNGIVTLVRKLIAVWDHLPRESRSKRLKVTVSTSFFIPKPFTPFQWAQQITPDEMAAKQEQLAAGLRDRRVSFTWNTFESARLEGVLSRGDRRLAAVIRRAWETGAYLDAWHEHFQADLWQDALELIPGGADFYTRGRQPQEVFPWEHLDVGVSRDYLQSEWNKSKKGEVTPSCYDRCSACGCQDFKAGLCPGVLP, encoded by the coding sequence ATGCTGCGGTCGGTCAGGAAACCGGCCCGCTACACGGGCGGTGAACTCCATGCGGTTGATAAAAACAGGTTTTTCTTCAAAAAGGATCAAGATCTCCGGGTCCATTTTGCCCTGTGCTTCCCTGATCTCTACGAAATCGGCATGTCCAACCTGGCCATCCAAATTCTTTATGCCATCCTCAACCGCGACGATGATACCTACTGTGAGCGCTGCTTTGCCCCTGATTTTGACATGCGCGGCTACCTTCGGGAGCGGGGCTTGCCTCTGACTTCCCTTGAATCAGGAACACCTTTGTCTGATTTTGATATGGTTGGGATGTCGCTTCAGTATGAACTTTCCTATACGGCTGTTTTGGAGATGCTGGATCTGGGAGGAATCCCGCTTCTGGCTGCGAAACGGGACGAAGCGGATCCAATTGTCATCGCCGGCGGTCCAATCACCTGTAACCCCGAACCCATGGCTCCTTTCTTTGATGCGATTCTGCTGGGTGATGGAGAGGAAGCTTTGCCGGAAATCATTGAAGCCCTGAAAAGCAAAAAGCGAAATGCCCTGACACGGCGCGAATTCCTGACATCGATCGCGGGCATTGAAGGCCTTTACATCCCCTCCCTTTACGACGTGGCCTATCTGGAAGACGGCAGGGTGAAAGGCATCCATCCCATTGATCCCGCAGCACCCCCAAGGGTCAAAAAGCGCCTGGTAAGGGATCTGGACCGGGCTTCCATGCCGCTTGAGCCTGTCGTCCCGAATATGGAGGTGATCCACGATCGCATGGTCATGGAAGTTCTGAGGGGATGCGCCCGCGGCTGTCGGTTCTGTCAAGCCGGCTTCACTTACCGGCCTCTTCGGGAACGGAGCCAGGAGACCCTGGTCAGGACAGCCGGCCGGCTGATCGAAAATACCGGCTATGAGGAAATGGGGCTGCTTTCCTTGTCAACCACCGATTATTCACAGCTTGAGGATCTGGTCCTGGCGCTCCTTCCCATGACTGAACCGCGTCACATCAACCTGTCACTTCCCTCCTTGAGGCTGGATGCCTTTGATTTTAACCTTGCCAAAGAGATCGCAAAAACCCGGCGGGCAGGACTGACATTTGCGCCTGAAGCGGGAACCCAGCGCCTGCGCGATGTGATCAACAAAAATATCTCGGAGGAGGAAATGCTTGACGCGGCAGAGACGGCTTTCCTGAATGGCTGGGACCGCTTGAAACTCTATTTTATGCTGGGTCTGCCAACGGAAACCGACCAGGATGTCAATGGCATCGTGACCCTGGTTCGGAAACTGATCGCCGTATGGGACCATCTGCCCAGGGAAAGCCGGTCGAAACGGCTCAAGGTCACAGTCAGCACTTCCTTTTTCATTCCAAAGCCCTTTACGCCCTTCCAATGGGCACAGCAGATCACTCCCGACGAGATGGCTGCCAAGCAGGAACAGCTGGCTGCGGGCCTCAGGGATCGCAGAGTTTCCTTCACCTGGAATACTTTCGAAAGTGCCCGGCTGGAGGGAGTACTCTCCCGGGGTGACCGCAGGCTGGCGGCAGTCATCCGCCGCGCTTGGGAAACAGGAGCCTATCTGGACGCCTGGCACGAGCATTTTCAGGCAGATCTCTGGCAGGATGCACTGGAACTGATCCCTGGCGGGGCAGACTTTTATACCCGCGGCCGCCAGCCGCAGGAAGTCTTTCCCTGGGAACATCTGGATGTTGGTGTAAGCAGAGACTATTTACAAAGTGAGTGGAACAAGTCAAAGAAGGGAGAGGTCACGCCCTCCTGTTATGACCGCTGTTCCGCCTGTGGCTGTCAGGACTTCAAAGCAGGGCTTTGCCCGGGAGTTCTCCCATGA
- a CDS encoding ATP-dependent Clp protease ATP-binding subunit encodes MSKCSICNKNEAAIFTTRYEDGQARMDGICLKCAFESDLPGLDQLFSRAGITEDNIDEITARMNEVLAGISAKNPEDLLKGLLSSDFTNISSLAGLPFAEGLFEKSEADESDEADESTDDKKAREEGPSLRPHASIGELMPASIGEPDELSGYRRMTPGRKKARDKKERKRKFLEQFAINLTEEAAAGRIDRIIGREEELARTIQILNRRTKNNPALIGEAGVGKTAIAEGLAVRIAESRVPAKLLDQELFLLDMTAMVAGTQFRGQFESRMKGVVDDARRSGNIILVIDELHNIMGAGDAEGAMNAANILKPALARGEIRVIGSTTLDEYRRFIEKDSALERRFQKVMIDEPSEELTLRILLGVKDYYEKHHHVIFPLPVLEAAVKLSNRYIMDRYQPDKAIDLIDEAGSRQNLDSECLTVLKHLKDRYQEVIELCEEKESEVSEQSLSDDALRHYEILQDLRSEQLRLETEIAGVEEVCQPVEITEQDIAGVVEMWTGIPVQKLTRSESDRLLNLEEELHRRVIGQDQAINALARAVRRTRAGFAPKRKPASFLFVGPTGVGKTELVKSLAETLFDTEDSLVRLDMSEFMEAHTVSKLIGSPPGYIGYDDGGQLTEKIRRKPYSVVLFDEIEKAHADVYNMLLQILDDGRLTDSHGRVVNFENTIIVMTSNAGTTLKSHGIGFGAQGHQAMEERVDTVLKELFRPEFLNRIDEVIVFHELSKEEIREIVDLMLKDPKKSLEQRGIELIVEAAAREALAEEGYDPKFGARPLRRMIQRRIEDTLADLWLTHEITSATQVIVDVAPEGSKAHEKGSGTAVDGSGCYLFRWMGGERIDCGQKSAEDESDRDEKSTAEV; translated from the coding sequence TTTGCTCAAGGGTTTGCTTTCAAGTGATTTCACCAATATTTCATCCCTTGCGGGACTGCCTTTCGCAGAGGGCCTGTTTGAAAAATCGGAAGCCGATGAATCCGATGAGGCTGATGAAAGTACCGACGACAAGAAAGCCCGTGAGGAGGGGCCATCTTTGCGGCCGCACGCCTCCATCGGTGAGCTGATGCCTGCCAGCATCGGCGAACCGGATGAGCTGTCAGGCTACCGGCGAATGACGCCCGGAAGAAAAAAGGCGCGCGACAAAAAAGAACGAAAGCGCAAATTCCTGGAACAGTTCGCTATCAATTTGACAGAAGAAGCTGCCGCCGGCAGGATCGACCGGATCATCGGGCGTGAAGAGGAGTTGGCGCGGACCATCCAGATCCTGAACCGGAGAACAAAAAACAATCCCGCCCTGATCGGCGAAGCCGGCGTTGGCAAGACAGCCATTGCCGAGGGGCTGGCGGTCCGGATCGCTGAAAGCAGAGTTCCCGCCAAGCTGCTCGACCAGGAACTCTTCCTCCTTGACATGACGGCCATGGTCGCAGGGACCCAGTTCCGCGGCCAGTTCGAGAGCCGGATGAAAGGGGTGGTGGACGATGCCAGACGGTCGGGAAACATCATCCTGGTTATTGATGAACTGCATAATATTATGGGTGCGGGCGATGCGGAAGGGGCCATGAATGCTGCCAATATCCTGAAACCCGCCCTGGCGCGGGGGGAGATCCGGGTCATCGGGTCAACAACTCTTGACGAGTACCGGCGCTTCATCGAAAAGGATTCCGCCCTGGAGCGCCGTTTCCAGAAGGTCATGATCGATGAGCCGTCCGAGGAACTCACCCTCCGGATCCTTCTGGGTGTCAAAGATTATTATGAAAAACACCATCACGTGATTTTCCCCCTCCCGGTGCTGGAGGCAGCCGTCAAGCTTTCAAACCGTTACATCATGGACCGTTACCAGCCTGACAAGGCCATTGACCTGATCGACGAGGCGGGGTCCAGGCAAAACCTTGATTCGGAGTGCCTGACCGTTTTGAAACATTTGAAGGACAGGTACCAGGAAGTGATCGAACTCTGCGAGGAAAAAGAAAGTGAAGTCTCTGAACAGTCCCTGTCTGACGATGCCCTGCGCCACTATGAAATCCTCCAGGATTTGCGTTCGGAACAGCTGCGCCTTGAGACAGAGATTGCGGGGGTTGAGGAGGTATGCCAGCCTGTAGAGATCACCGAACAGGATATTGCGGGCGTGGTGGAGATGTGGACGGGTATTCCGGTCCAAAAACTCACCCGATCTGAATCGGACCGGCTGCTCAATTTGGAAGAGGAGCTTCATCGCCGCGTTATTGGCCAGGATCAGGCCATCAACGCCCTGGCGCGCGCTGTCAGGCGCACACGGGCGGGTTTCGCGCCCAAACGCAAACCTGCTTCATTCTTGTTTGTCGGCCCGACAGGCGTCGGAAAGACAGAACTGGTCAAGAGCCTGGCGGAGACCCTGTTCGACACGGAGGACAGTCTTGTCAGACTCGATATGTCCGAATTCATGGAGGCACATACTGTCAGCAAACTGATCGGATCACCACCCGGTTACATTGGCTACGATGACGGCGGGCAACTGACAGAAAAGATCAGGCGTAAACCTTACAGCGTGGTACTCTTCGACGAAATTGAAAAGGCTCACGCCGATGTCTACAACATGCTGCTGCAAATCCTGGATGACGGGCGGCTGACAGACAGCCACGGCCGGGTAGTCAATTTCGAAAATACCATTATTGTCATGACTTCGAATGCAGGAACAACACTCAAATCGCACGGGATCGGATTCGGCGCCCAAGGTCACCAGGCCATGGAGGAGCGTGTTGATACTGTTCTGAAAGAGCTTTTCCGGCCCGAATTCCTCAACCGGATTGACGAAGTGATCGTCTTCCATGAACTGTCGAAAGAGGAGATCCGGGAAATTGTCGACCTGATGCTGAAAGACCCGAAAAAGTCGCTTGAACAGCGGGGCATTGAGCTGATCGTGGAGGCAGCGGCACGCGAAGCCCTGGCAGAGGAAGGTTATGATCCCAAGTTCGGTGCAAGGCCCCTGCGCAGGATGATTCAGCGCCGCATCGAAGATACATTGGCTGATCTTTGGCTGACTCATGAGATTACCTCAGCGACTCAGGTGATCGTTGATGTGGCGCCTGAGGGGAGCAAGGCCCATGAAAAGGGCAGTGGTACCGCCGTTGATGGCAGCGGATGCTACCTTTTCCGCTGGATGGGCGGTGAGCGTATCGACTGTGGGCAAAAGAGCGCAGAGGACGAATCGGACCGTGATGAGAAGAGCACAGCTGAAGTTTGA
- the fba gene encoding class II fructose-1,6-bisphosphate aldolase, with protein MPLVTTKEMFKKAYEGRYAIGAFNVNNMEIIQGIVNAAKRLDAPLILQVSAGARRYASQTYLVKLVEAALIDSDLPIALHLDHGDSFELCKDCIDGGFTSVMIDASHLPFEENIALTRRVVDYAHSHDPAVVVEAELGRLEGIEDDIKVAAEEASYTDPGQVEEFVTRTRCDSLAIAIGTSHGAYKFKPGQKPELRFDILEEVARRLPGFPIVLHGASSVLSQYVDTINQYGGSMPDAVGVPEKMLREAATMAVCKINIDTDLRMAMTASIRQHMALNPSHFDPRQYLGPARQAIEDLVAHKIVNVLGCAGQA; from the coding sequence ATGCCACTGGTAACTACAAAGGAAATGTTTAAGAAGGCCTACGAAGGACGTTACGCCATCGGTGCATTCAATGTCAACAACATGGAGATCATCCAGGGGATCGTCAACGCTGCAAAACGGCTTGATGCACCGCTCATTCTCCAGGTTTCAGCCGGCGCCCGCCGATATGCCAGCCAGACCTATCTGGTTAAGCTGGTGGAGGCGGCCCTGATTGACTCAGATCTTCCCATCGCCCTCCATCTTGATCACGGGGACAGCTTCGAACTATGCAAGGACTGCATTGACGGTGGTTTCACTTCGGTTATGATCGATGCTTCGCACCTGCCCTTCGAGGAGAATATTGCCTTGACCCGGCGGGTTGTTGATTATGCGCACAGCCACGACCCGGCCGTTGTGGTGGAGGCGGAACTCGGACGCCTGGAAGGGATTGAAGATGACATCAAGGTGGCTGCAGAAGAGGCATCCTACACCGATCCCGGCCAGGTTGAGGAATTTGTGACCCGGACCCGGTGCGATTCGCTGGCTATTGCCATCGGAACCAGTCATGGCGCCTACAAATTCAAGCCCGGACAGAAACCTGAACTGCGTTTTGACATTCTGGAGGAGGTCGCCCGCCGGCTGCCGGGTTTCCCCATCGTCCTGCATGGTGCCAGCAGTGTCCTCTCTCAATATGTCGATACCATCAATCAATACGGGGGATCCATGCCTGATGCTGTGGGCGTGCCGGAAAAGATGCTTCGGGAAGCGGCAACCATGGCCGTTTGCAAGATCAATATCGATACCGATCTGAGGATGGCCATGACGGCCTCTATCCGGCAGCACATGGCCTTGAATCCTTCGCATTTTGATCCCCGCCAGTACCTGGGCCCCGCGCGCCAGGCCATCGAGGACCTGGTAGCCCATAAAATTGTCAATGTGCTGGGCTGTGCCGGGCAAGCCTGA
- a CDS encoding DUF2344 domain-containing protein — protein MMKRRILLFYERRDAAAWLAHLDMMRLFERSLSRADWPLSWTVDAFNPRPEIVFGLPAGVGIETRKDPLEVRLAPEGQLFEPDAALLRLNLSFPAGVRVTGWQETDSGSPSLMARVRAAQYRLEAEGIGSAFSRTFAGGPVEVVQERKKRRIPVDLATRVFSSQVLGENCLSLMGGAGSTGHLRIDLLLEALVLYGGLRREAAQGASVVRLAVFLDGHGAGQGIIT, from the coding sequence ATGATGAAGCGGCGGATCCTGCTTTTTTATGAACGGAGGGATGCGGCGGCCTGGCTGGCCCACCTGGACATGATGCGATTGTTCGAACGGTCATTGAGCCGGGCGGACTGGCCGCTGTCCTGGACTGTGGATGCTTTCAACCCGCGCCCCGAAATTGTTTTTGGTCTTCCTGCCGGTGTCGGGATTGAAACGCGGAAGGATCCCCTTGAGGTCAGGCTTGCCCCGGAGGGGCAGCTCTTTGAACCTGACGCGGCGCTCCTTCGCCTTAACCTGTCCTTTCCGGCCGGTGTGCGGGTGACGGGCTGGCAGGAGACTGATTCAGGAAGCCCGAGCCTCATGGCACGGGTGAGAGCCGCCCAATACAGGCTGGAGGCTGAAGGTATCGGCAGCGCCTTCAGCCGGACCTTTGCCGGAGGACCGGTTGAGGTGGTCCAAGAACGGAAAAAACGCCGGATCCCGGTCGATCTGGCAACCAGGGTTTTCTCATCCCAAGTCTTGGGAGAGAATTGTCTGTCTTTAATGGGAGGGGCGGGAAGCACAGGACACCTTCGTATCGATTTGCTGCTGGAAGCTCTGGTTCTTTACGGCGGATTGAGACGGGAAGCGGCTCAGGGGGCAAGCGTTGTCCGGCTCGCTGTTTTCCTTGACGGCCATGGAGCCGGACAGGGTATAATTACCTGA
- a CDS encoding glucose-6-phosphate isomerase yields MLNFNDNLTQTFIGAHEYGQMREQLQAARNLLDGRKGPGSESTGWLDLPLLMKGESLESIRHAASRIRDQFEVLVVVGIGGSYLGARALIEALSHHFSPFLSQEAGSSPRIFFAGQQMSADYMNDLLEVIRGKRVALNVISKSGRTTEPAVAFRVLRDELFGRFSKDQLAKSLFITTDGEKGALRQYAREYGLTAFDIPEDVGGRYSVLTPAGLLPAAVAGIDIGALLEGAGEERARSLAPLAEDLVPADRYALDRILLHRKGYLAEILAAYEPSMHSLIEWWKQLFGESEGKDRRGILPLGAGFTTDLHSLGQLIQEGPRILFETVIRFEKPVKDVVIPSDPLDLDELEYLAGKTMSLVNRRAFEGTALAHTEGGVPNMEIVLTEKTPFCLGRLIYFFERACALSALMSGVNPFDQPGVETYKRNMFSLLGKPGYGPAPSDSL; encoded by the coding sequence ATGTTGAATTTCAATGACAATCTGACCCAAACCTTTATCGGAGCTCACGAATACGGGCAGATGCGGGAGCAGCTTCAGGCCGCCCGCAATCTGCTTGACGGCCGCAAGGGCCCGGGCTCTGAATCTACTGGATGGCTCGACCTGCCCCTTCTGATGAAGGGGGAGAGCTTGGAGTCAATCCGGCATGCGGCATCACGCATCCGGGATCAGTTTGAGGTCCTGGTCGTCGTCGGTATCGGGGGTTCCTATCTGGGGGCCCGTGCCCTGATTGAAGCCCTCTCCCATCATTTTTCTCCTTTCCTTTCACAGGAGGCGGGGTCGTCACCCCGGATTTTCTTTGCCGGCCAGCAGATGAGCGCCGACTACATGAATGATCTGCTTGAAGTCATCAGAGGGAAACGGGTTGCCCTGAACGTTATTTCAAAGTCTGGCAGAACCACAGAGCCGGCCGTTGCTTTCCGGGTCTTACGGGATGAGCTCTTCGGGCGTTTTAGCAAGGACCAGCTGGCAAAGAGCCTTTTTATCACGACTGACGGTGAGAAGGGCGCCCTGCGTCAATACGCCAGAGAGTACGGCCTGACGGCTTTTGACATCCCGGAAGATGTTGGCGGCCGTTATTCCGTCCTGACCCCGGCGGGGCTGCTGCCTGCAGCGGTGGCGGGAATCGATATCGGAGCCCTGCTTGAAGGCGCCGGGGAAGAGCGCGCCCGAAGCCTTGCGCCGCTTGCGGAAGACCTGGTTCCAGCTGACCGTTATGCGCTTGATCGCATCCTGCTCCACCGGAAAGGTTATCTGGCAGAAATACTTGCAGCCTACGAACCCTCCATGCACTCCCTGATTGAATGGTGGAAGCAGCTTTTCGGAGAAAGTGAAGGAAAAGACCGGCGCGGCATCCTTCCCCTGGGGGCTGGTTTCACGACTGATCTCCACTCGCTGGGCCAGCTGATCCAGGAGGGTCCCCGCATCCTCTTTGAAACAGTGATCCGTTTTGAGAAGCCGGTGAAAGACGTGGTCATCCCATCTGACCCGCTTGATTTGGATGAGCTTGAATACCTGGCAGGCAAGACCATGTCATTGGTAAACCGGCGCGCTTTTGAGGGAACTGCTCTTGCTCACACGGAGGGCGGCGTACCCAACATGGAAATCGTTTTGACGGAGAAAACCCCCTTCTGCCTGGGTCGCCTGATCTATTTCTTTGAGCGCGCCTGTGCTCTTTCCGCACTGATGAGTGGCGTCAATCCATTTGATCAGCCGGGGGTTGAAACCTATAAGCGAAATATGTTCTCTTTGCTGGGCAAACCCGGCTACGGTCCCGCGCCATCCGATTCCCTGTAA